From the genome of Lineus longissimus chromosome 8, tnLinLong1.2, whole genome shotgun sequence, one region includes:
- the LOC135492359 gene encoding integrator complex subunit 12-like, with translation MAALMELDPIFVKALKLLHSKAKDSAAQLKQMVDDSITQKKGRSRDNSPKPSLITTKSSYGQSGAKPDFDEIRKREIEKRNFEKVNKDLSDLVQPPEPKKPKLEPKPNVDIKKEVQEHKVKTYKDKDPPRDKFEEKYEKKVKTEPVKPEPKPERKRIIVPEDDSSSSDDLGMDADDFAVDMGIACVVCRQFDSSAANQLVECQECHSLYHQQCHKPNVSSQDVNDPRFVWYCSKCQKNMKKIVTTKSQKTKPVTPSPSSAGSFLFPKDSGTKSTSSLSSKPSPTETPFQAFKRLAEAKAAGSSSSGGSKPFVGLAGLAANLSGKTSESSKSSKIADTKSSKSFESLKYTSKSSDSLKTKQSESKLSKSSSSGGISVKSSSSTGLAKLASSVTSSSSSGGSKSGSVSSSGSGSAKSSASQLSRSNSGGASQAMAAEKKLQMMKKKAAAKLQERRK, from the exons ATGGCTGCTCTCATGGAACTGGATCCTATATTTGTGAAAGCTTTAAAGCTTCTACATTCCAAAGCAAAGGATTCTGCTGCTCAACTCAAACAGATGGTTGATGATTCTATCACACAGAAGAAAGGCCGGAGTCGA GACAACAGCCCTAAACCGAGTCTGATAACAACGAAGTCGTCTTATGGACAGTCGGGAGCTAAACCCGACTTCGATGAAATCAGGAAACGGGAGATTGAAAAAAGAAACTTTGAAAAG GTAAACAAGGACTTATCAGACCTGGTGCAGCCGCCTGAGCCAAAGAAGCCAAAGTTGGAGCCAAAGCCAAATGTTGACATAAAAAAGGAGGTCCAGGAGCACAAAGTTAAAACATATAAAGACAAAGATCCGCCAAGGGACAAGTTCGAAGAAAAATATGAGAAGAAGGTCAAGACGGAACCGGTTAAACCTGAGCCGAAGCCGGAGAGGAAAAGGATTATTGTACCGGAGGATGACTCTTCAAGTAGTGATGATCTCGGGATGGATGCGGACGACTTCGCTGTTGATATGGGTATAGCCTGTGTGGTTTGTCG CCAATTTGACAGTTCGGCGGCCAACCAACTTGTTGAGTGCCAGGAGTGCCACAGTCTGTACCACCAGCAGTGCCACAAACCAAATGTATCGAGCCAGGACGTCAATGATCCAAGATTTGTCTGGTATTGCTCGAAATGCCagaaaaatatgaagaaaata GTGACCACAAAGTCACAGAAGACGAAGCCAGTTACACCCTCGCCTAGTTCTGCTGGAAGCTTCCTCTTCCCTAAAGATAGTGGCACAAAGTCGACGTCATCATTGAGCAGCAAACCTTCACCAACAGAGACACCATTCCAAGCATTTAAAAGACTAGCTGAGGCCAAG GCAGCAGGATCGAGCAGTTCTGGAGGTTCCAAGCCGTTTGTAGGGCTGGCGGGGCTCGCAGCAAATCTCTCAGGAAAGACGTCCGAGTCatcaaaatcttcaaaaatTGCAGACACTAAATCATCTAAATCATTTGAGAGTTTAAAGTACACTTCAAAATCATCTGACTCATTGAAAACAAAGCAATCAGAATctaaattatcaaaaagttCAAGCAGTGGGGGCATAAGTGTAAAAAGTAGTTCCAGCACTGGACTTGCTAAGTTGGCAAGTTCTGTGACAAGCTCGAGTAGTTCTGGTGGAAGTAAATCTGGTAGCGTTTCATCTTCGGGTTCGGGTTCGGCCAAGTCTAGCGCTAGCCAGTTGTCACGAAGTAATAGCGGTGGTGCTAGTCAGGCAATGGCTGCCGAGAAGAAGctacaaatgatgaagaaaaaggCGGCAGCAAAATTACAGGAGAGGCGCAAATGA
- the LOC135492507 gene encoding meiosis 1 arrest protein-like, which yields MEKTTHRVIFSRQPARIMLVDFSAPFDMDTCHTLQQSVGRFFCLACNLSGPPRAPFFGLFALGNYPEAILPLQPSRNNLPRLESALNELQILFNNSQTKIKKSRCLGQGLQEAVAQYKRQSNNLLQNAGYWCQLELIIVTSQNGTSVAKQAEKVIKTLQLDSLRKVQVLVLHQTDQLRFDDEEASDSQLSEGSTEELEGIVDILTVMNDSLSLENFFKTWLQDTGTDKEHLHLSMPRLAPDGENLLLKFDLHERLINPALLSCAAQFCLQIDGETTTRTNFGGNKATMTVPVYKMRAEQLVHADSICESTLFGQPLVMKPTSCWKMDWDELETNQHNVYALCHLLNVFWSFKDGKVFFTFIPKFQNMVLLGSLEAEQPNQGPLYSKSSCSKPSGHFILMPSQSCALVVRSIAVRELILPCELSTMNETPNSESLDIVSRSLEQLVENESYNPLLTDSGLYECLSRPQGNKQQKRKPVTQGGQKTKKNDVTPDPSNSQPSTNQKRFRPSLGKMVYGNKASFPTQL from the exons ATGGAGAAGACAACACACAGGGTCATTTTTTCAAGACAACCTG CCCGAATAATGCTGGTTGACTTCTCTGCTCCATTTGATATGGATACGTGTCACACCCTGCAGCAGTCGGTTGGCCGGTTCTTCTGTCTAGCCTGCAATCTCTCAGGTCCCCCAAGAGCACCTTTTTTCGGGCTGTTTGCCCTGGGAAATTATCCTGAG GCCATCCTACCACTGCAACCATCAAGGAACAACCTGCCAAGGCTCGAGTCTGCCCTAAATGAGCTGCAGATTCTGTTTAATAACTCACAGACCAAAATAAAGAAGAGTCGATGTCTTGGACAAGGACTTCAAGAGGCAGTTGCACAGTATAAGAGACAGTCAAACAACCTTCTTCaa AATGCTGGGTACTGGTGTCAATTGGAACTAATCATTGTGACCAGCCAGAATGGGACCAGCGTAGCCAAGCAAGCAGAGAAGGTAATCAAGACATTGCAGTTGGATTCACTAAGG AAAGTTCAGGTGCTTGTCCTACATCAGACCGACCAGCTGCGATTTGATGATGAGGAAGCCAGTGACAGTCAGTTAAGTGAAGGTTCCACTGAAGAGTTGGAGGGAATTGTCGATATACTTACTGTGATGAATG ACTCACTATCCCTTGAAAACTTCTTCAAGACGTGGCTTCAGGACACGGGGACAGACAAGGAGCATCTTCACCTCTCAATGCCAAGACTAGCCCCCGATGGTGAAAATCTCCTACTCAAATTTGATCTACACGAACGACTTATCAATCCTGCTCTGCTCTCTTGTGCAGCACAGTTT TGTTTGCAGATTGATGGAGAGACAACAACGCGGACAAATTTTGGTGGAAACAAGGCTACCATGACAGTCCCTGTCTACAAGATGAGAGCAGAGCAGCTGGTCCATGCAGACTCTATATGCGAGTCCACTCTGTTTGGTCAG CCTCTGGTGATGAAGCCAACCTCCTGTTGGAAGATGGACTGGGATGAACTGGAGACAAATCAGCATAACGTCTATGCTTTATGCCACCTACT CAATGTCTTTTGGAGTTTCAAGGACGGCAAAGTGTTTTTCACTTTTATCCCTAAATTTCAGAACATGGTTCTCTTAGGAAGCCTGGAAGCTGAGCAACCCAACCAAGGGCCCTTATATTCGAAATCATCCTGCTCGAAACCAAGTGGTCACTTTATCCTAATGCCATCTCAAAGTTGTGCTTTGGTGGTGCGGTCGATTGCTGTGAGGGAACTTATTTTGCCATGTGAATTATCAACCATGAATGAAACACCAAATTCAGAGAGTTTGGATATTGTTTCTAGATCATTAGAACAG TTGGTGGAGAATGAGTCTTACAATCCCTTGTTGACAGATTCTGGCCTTTATGAATGTCTATCTCGCCCGCAAGGTAACAAACAGCAGAAAAGGAAACCTGTCACACAG GGAGGTCAAAAGACTAAGAAGAATGATGTAACTCCAGACCCAAGCAACAGTCAACCTTCCACCAACCAAAAGCGCTTCAGACCATCCCTCGGAAAGATGGTATATGGAAACAAAGCCTCGTTCCCAACACAACTTTAG